A single window of Ferrimonas balearica DSM 9799 DNA harbors:
- a CDS encoding acyloxyacyl hydrolase, which yields MKSICLPVISLALLTLSSNAHSLSLLDSRQIQLSGGQPVTEQNVDVSTFEIEYQQPLWMIPRYQVGVDWAFGGGTLDTEVENAPMVFSGLGLRWEPWQYLMLRADGKVRYLSEHRFQAEQGRAKDYGGRMQYSYSFSMLLNVQKDLQFGYRYQHMSNGGMYEVNPALNTHNLVFGYRF from the coding sequence ATGAAAAGTATTTGTTTGCCTGTTATAAGCCTTGCGCTTCTTACCCTCTCTTCTAACGCTCACAGCCTGTCACTGCTGGACAGTCGCCAAATCCAACTTTCCGGCGGTCAGCCGGTGACGGAGCAGAATGTCGATGTCTCCACCTTCGAGATTGAGTATCAGCAACCGCTTTGGATGATTCCTCGCTATCAGGTGGGGGTCGACTGGGCCTTCGGTGGCGGCACCCTCGATACCGAGGTGGAGAATGCGCCCATGGTATTCAGTGGCCTCGGCCTGCGCTGGGAGCCCTGGCAATACCTGATGCTCCGCGCGGACGGCAAGGTGCGCTACCTGTCTGAGCACCGTTTTCAGGCGGAGCAGGGGCGGGCCAAGGATTACGGCGGCAGGATGCAGTACTCCTACTCCTTCTCCATGCTGCTCAACGTGCAGAAAGACCTGCAGTTCGGGTACCGATACCAGCACATGTCCAATGGTGGCATGTATGAGGTAAATCCGGCACTGAACACCCACAATCTGGTGTTTGGCTACCGCTTTTAA
- a CDS encoding capsule biosynthesis protein, giving the protein MNILLLQGPLGPFFRTLGNHLVAEGHNVFHISFNGGDECWRSQGSLYRFTSTMKEWPAYFRHFCQQHQIDSVVCYGDCRPYHAKASNICRQLDIAFWALEEGYLRPDFVTMELGGVNANSSLYPMRRHLPKFNPKHAFQIKHQAGKTFGSRAWFAIRYHVIKRLGVSAYPHFVSHRPWGLLKEALSWVKGGLLKLRFKSIDRAMLQELQAEKGRVFLLPLQVSEDFQILSHSNYRDVATVIKEVVGSFARHADSADTLLIKHHPMDRGYINYQPLINQLREQHHLGKRLRFGYELPLPEVYPLLKGVVTVNSTVGLSALLHHLPVKCLGKALYDIPGLTTPGPLSSFWRQQQPVCEATFDAVRNALLHQTQINGSFFTLMEETAVEVAQVMVQHHSQQRELRAAS; this is encoded by the coding sequence ATGAATATCCTGCTGTTACAAGGCCCCCTTGGCCCCTTCTTCCGCACGCTTGGCAACCACTTGGTTGCTGAGGGGCACAACGTATTTCACATCAGTTTTAACGGCGGCGATGAGTGCTGGAGAAGCCAGGGCTCTCTGTACCGGTTTACCAGCACCATGAAGGAGTGGCCTGCCTACTTCCGCCACTTTTGCCAACAGCACCAGATTGATTCGGTGGTGTGCTACGGCGATTGCCGCCCCTACCACGCCAAAGCCAGCAACATCTGTCGCCAGCTTGATATCGCTTTCTGGGCTCTGGAAGAGGGCTACCTGCGTCCGGACTTTGTCACCATGGAGCTGGGTGGCGTTAACGCCAACAGTTCGCTGTATCCGATGCGACGCCACCTGCCAAAATTCAATCCAAAACACGCTTTCCAGATTAAGCATCAAGCGGGAAAAACCTTTGGCAGCCGCGCCTGGTTTGCCATCCGCTACCATGTGATAAAGCGACTCGGTGTTAGCGCGTACCCCCACTTTGTCAGCCACCGCCCCTGGGGCCTGCTCAAAGAAGCCCTCAGCTGGGTCAAAGGCGGGTTGCTGAAGCTGCGCTTTAAATCCATCGACCGTGCCATGCTGCAGGAGCTGCAAGCAGAGAAAGGGCGGGTGTTTCTGCTGCCGCTGCAGGTCTCGGAGGACTTCCAGATCCTCAGCCACTCCAACTACCGCGATGTGGCTACCGTCATCAAAGAGGTGGTGGGTTCTTTTGCCCGCCATGCCGACAGTGCTGACACCCTGCTGATCAAGCACCATCCGATGGATCGCGGCTACATCAACTACCAACCCCTGATTAATCAACTGCGCGAGCAGCACCATCTGGGTAAGCGCCTGCGCTTTGGCTATGAGCTGCCGTTGCCGGAGGTTTACCCCCTGTTGAAGGGCGTGGTGACCGTCAACAGCACCGTAGGGCTGTCTGCCCTGCTTCACCACCTGCCGGTTAAGTGCCTGGGCAAAGCGCTGTACGACATTCCGGGGCTAACCACGCCCGGCCCCCTGTCGTCATTCTGGCGACAGCAGCAACCGGTCTGCGAAGCAACGTTTGATGCGGTACGCAACGCGTTATTGCATCAAACCCAGATCAACGGCAGCTTCTTCACCCTGATGGAGGAGACCGCCGTCGAAGTCGCACAGGTGATGGTGCAGCACCACAGCCAGCAGCGGGAGCTGAGAGCCGCCAGCTGA
- a CDS encoding capsular polysaccharide biosynthesis protein — MTYYTNSAGILARQAVLHAALAQPLERLNAHAVTGKGDVYIGWGLKPNSLAMKQQAAENGVPFWHLEDGFIGYTGHPAKGGHSLSVVVDKQGIYYDASQPSELEQHIVDAGRDSALCERAHNLIARIRQYGITKYNVYPDFNSQTQLPSDLKQQLDGRPYVLLVDQVAGDLSIAAAQASEADFLDMVAAARQRYPDAALVVRTHPDTRLGKKSGVLARLARHPALQSVIWVKQACHPHALIHHCLALFTVSSQMGFEGLILDKPVHCFGQPFYAGWGLTDDAKPHDRRAALHRAGITLPQLVAAALILYPRYVNPITGQRCEVEEIIELLALQQRPEPQYQTLYLAGFSLWKRAFIGKFCGHLAHNIRFVSKPPKQLGHNDKLLVWGQRFTEQQDAIRVEDGFVRSSGLGSNLCRPASLVVDQRGIYFNAQQNNDLRHLLNHLMVSEADQARGAALIHKLVSADINKYNLISQNRYQPSAEHPLRLLVVGQVDGDASITTGSPVVTSNEALLWAVRKAYPEAHILYKAHPDVVAGNREGQISQACYDACVDEQVAEYGLNQLYPHIHQLHTMTSLAGFEALLRGIHVVTWGQPFYAGWGLTEDRNPAHDRNRQRTLEELVYIAIAAYPSYVDWATGLFTTPEWLIDLLANNKTDSSHRPNRFQRWQLKLGYLVDTLKPQ, encoded by the coding sequence ATGACCTACTACACCAACTCGGCGGGGATACTCGCACGTCAGGCCGTCTTGCATGCTGCACTGGCTCAACCGCTGGAGCGACTCAACGCCCATGCCGTTACCGGTAAAGGCGATGTTTACATCGGATGGGGCCTGAAGCCCAATAGCCTGGCGATGAAACAACAGGCCGCTGAGAATGGGGTGCCGTTCTGGCACCTGGAAGACGGCTTTATCGGCTATACCGGACACCCCGCTAAGGGGGGACACAGCCTGTCCGTGGTTGTGGATAAGCAGGGCATCTATTATGACGCGTCTCAGCCCTCCGAGCTGGAGCAGCATATTGTTGATGCTGGCCGGGACAGTGCCCTGTGTGAACGGGCGCATAACCTGATTGCCCGAATTCGCCAATACGGCATCACCAAGTACAACGTCTATCCCGACTTTAACAGCCAGACCCAACTGCCTTCAGATCTGAAGCAACAGCTGGATGGTCGCCCTTATGTGCTGCTGGTCGATCAGGTGGCAGGTGACCTCTCCATCGCCGCAGCTCAGGCCAGCGAAGCGGACTTTCTCGATATGGTCGCTGCCGCCCGTCAGCGCTATCCCGATGCGGCGCTGGTGGTACGGACCCACCCGGATACCCGGCTGGGCAAAAAGTCCGGGGTACTGGCCAGACTGGCCCGCCACCCGGCTTTGCAGTCGGTGATCTGGGTTAAGCAGGCTTGCCACCCCCATGCCCTGATCCACCACTGCCTGGCGCTCTTTACCGTCTCCTCCCAGATGGGATTTGAGGGGCTGATCCTGGATAAGCCGGTGCACTGTTTTGGCCAGCCTTTTTACGCTGGTTGGGGGCTGACTGACGACGCTAAGCCCCATGACCGCCGCGCGGCACTGCATCGGGCTGGCATCACCCTGCCCCAGTTGGTGGCCGCGGCACTGATCCTCTACCCCCGCTACGTCAATCCCATCACCGGCCAGCGCTGCGAAGTGGAGGAGATCATTGAACTGCTGGCGTTGCAGCAGCGTCCAGAGCCCCAGTACCAAACCCTGTATCTGGCCGGCTTCTCGCTGTGGAAACGCGCCTTTATCGGCAAGTTCTGTGGCCATCTGGCTCACAACATTCGGTTTGTCAGCAAGCCCCCCAAGCAACTTGGCCACAACGACAAACTGCTGGTATGGGGCCAACGTTTTACCGAACAACAGGATGCCATCCGGGTTGAAGACGGCTTTGTGCGCTCCAGTGGGCTGGGTTCCAACCTGTGCCGTCCAGCCTCATTGGTGGTCGACCAGCGGGGCATCTATTTCAATGCGCAACAGAACAACGACCTGCGCCATCTGCTTAACCACCTGATGGTCAGCGAAGCCGACCAAGCCCGCGGAGCCGCGCTGATCCATAAGCTGGTCAGCGCCGACATCAATAAGTACAACCTGATCAGCCAGAACCGATACCAACCGTCAGCCGAACATCCACTGCGATTGCTGGTGGTGGGGCAGGTGGATGGCGATGCTTCCATCACCACCGGCAGCCCGGTGGTGACCAGCAATGAAGCGCTGCTGTGGGCGGTACGCAAAGCGTATCCCGAGGCTCACATCCTCTACAAAGCTCATCCGGATGTGGTGGCGGGGAATCGCGAAGGACAGATCTCGCAAGCGTGCTATGACGCCTGCGTCGATGAGCAGGTGGCCGAATACGGGCTGAATCAGCTGTATCCTCACATCCATCAGCTCCATACCATGACGTCGCTGGCTGGCTTTGAGGCGTTATTGCGGGGCATCCATGTGGTGACCTGGGGACAACCCTTTTACGCCGGCTGGGGGCTGACTGAAGACCGTAATCCCGCTCACGATCGCAACCGCCAAAGAACGCTGGAGGAGTTGGTTTACATCGCGATTGCGGCCTATCCCAGCTACGTAGACTGGGCCACCGGGCTGTTTACCACTCCGGAATGGCTGATAGACCTACTCGCAAACAATAAGACCGACAGCAGCCACCGCCCGAACAGGTTTCAGCGCTGGCAGCTCAAGCTTGGCTACCTTGTGGATACCTTAAAACCCCAATGA
- a CDS encoding ATP-binding cassette domain-containing protein, giving the protein MNQTILLLGPSGIGKTTVVKALTQRTPSVASVTLDNITHRYARAQGLIGPKEDLNALIAALEHDRERFLSFGQEALAIHTESLVDKSVIVDVGTGFLDAPSSKTWIRGYCSICLSADSAAAFDRFRKARQLDITYEQYMTTQFSKCRSSTYQLADTVIKTDALSPDETAHRFACTVFGMLPKEQARIALAEWLRD; this is encoded by the coding sequence ATGAATCAAACCATTTTACTGCTGGGTCCTTCAGGCATTGGTAAAACCACCGTTGTGAAGGCCCTGACTCAACGCACACCTTCGGTAGCGTCGGTGACGTTGGACAACATCACCCATCGATACGCGCGGGCACAAGGGTTGATTGGCCCTAAAGAGGATCTCAATGCGCTCATTGCAGCGCTTGAGCACGACCGTGAGCGCTTTCTGAGTTTTGGTCAGGAAGCCTTAGCCATACACACCGAGAGTTTGGTGGATAAGTCGGTCATTGTTGATGTGGGAACCGGATTTCTTGATGCCCCTAGCTCAAAAACCTGGATCCGGGGATATTGTTCAATCTGTCTTAGTGCGGACTCTGCTGCGGCTTTCGATCGCTTTCGTAAAGCCAGGCAACTGGATATTACTTACGAACAATACATGACAACCCAGTTTTCCAAGTGTCGCAGTAGTACCTATCAACTCGCAGATACCGTGATAAAGACCGACGCGCTCTCCCCTGATGAAACCGCACATCGTTTTGCCTGCACCGTATTTGGCATGCTCCCTAAAGAGCAAGCCCGCATTGCTTTGGCCGAATGGCTGAGAGACTAG